The following are encoded together in the Magnetococcales bacterium genome:
- a CDS encoding DUF420 domain-containing protein: MYPLLALLPHLEAVVVGVTLVVLLVGFIAIRTQQVALHKKCMLGASVLSVVFLVLYLTDHAMTGMRPFPGTGWLRPTFFTILITHVGAAISLLPLLFLTLRHALHQRWPEHHRLAHRTLPIWFYVTSTGLVVYLMTHHLPHS; the protein is encoded by the coding sequence GTGTATCCCCTTCTTGCCTTGTTGCCCCATCTGGAGGCTGTGGTCGTCGGTGTGACCTTGGTGGTCCTGCTGGTCGGCTTTATCGCCATCCGCACCCAACAGGTTGCCCTGCACAAAAAATGTATGCTTGGAGCCTCCGTGCTTTCCGTCGTTTTTCTGGTTCTCTACTTGACGGATCATGCCATGACCGGCATGCGACCCTTTCCAGGAACCGGCTGGTTGCGTCCGACTTTTTTCACCATCCTGATCACGCACGTTGGCGCTGCCATCTCCCTTCTGCCACTGCTTTTTTTGACCTTGCGCCACGCTTTGCACCAACGATGGCCGGAACATCACCGGCTGGCTCATCGGACCCTGCCCATCTGGTTCTATGTCACATCGACCGGCCTTGTGGTCTATCTGATGACCCACCATCTGCCCCATTCTTGA
- a CDS encoding M48 family metallopeptidase, translated as MNLHGWMILTALGVGLVIDLVAQGLNLRSLRQGIPEEFAKDIDGKQYLRHQTYIRAQTHLHMVQAVFDLAILAGFWFGHGFSWLDATVRTLQWSPLASGLFYIGTLLLASRFLSLPFTIYATFVLEARFGFNRTSIGTFILDSVKGLFLMLVLGGPLLAGILLLFERFGPGAWLAGWGVMAGFALLMQIIVPIWLMPLFNRFSPLPEGELKETLLTYTRSVGFPVADIVVMDGSRRSTKANAFFTGFGRFRRIVLFDTLIQGYTSSELKAILAHEVGHWRQRHLHESLLLGILNLGMMLYLLSLCLTVPDLYKAFHVTVPSVHAGLIFFALLMTPVELLLTPLLKWRSRQHEYAADRFAARTCGDGESLVDALKKLAKDHLSHMTPHPFYVFMNHSHPPLAERVGRIRMAMEEMIRADRHISGGDRDA; from the coding sequence ATGAATCTGCATGGTTGGATGATCCTGACGGCGTTGGGGGTTGGACTGGTCATTGATCTGGTCGCACAGGGACTCAACCTGCGATCCCTGCGCCAGGGCATTCCAGAAGAGTTTGCCAAGGACATCGACGGCAAACAATACCTTCGTCACCAGACCTACATACGGGCACAGACCCATCTGCATATGGTGCAGGCCGTTTTTGATCTGGCGATTTTGGCAGGGTTTTGGTTCGGTCACGGCTTTTCCTGGTTGGATGCAACCGTGCGCACGCTGCAATGGAGCCCCCTGGCATCGGGTCTGTTTTATATCGGTACCCTGCTCTTGGCAAGCCGATTCCTTTCTCTTCCTTTCACCATTTATGCCACCTTTGTTCTGGAGGCCCGGTTTGGTTTCAACCGTACCTCTATCGGAACCTTCATCCTGGATTCCGTCAAGGGACTGTTTCTCATGCTGGTGTTGGGTGGGCCTCTGCTGGCTGGAATTCTTCTGCTTTTTGAACGTTTCGGACCGGGGGCCTGGCTGGCAGGATGGGGGGTGATGGCCGGATTTGCCCTGCTCATGCAAATCATTGTGCCCATCTGGTTGATGCCCCTGTTCAACCGGTTTTCTCCCCTGCCGGAGGGGGAGTTGAAGGAGACCCTGTTGACCTATACCCGTTCGGTCGGATTTCCCGTGGCCGATATTGTGGTGATGGATGGTTCACGGCGTTCCACCAAGGCCAATGCTTTTTTTACCGGTTTCGGTCGGTTTCGTCGTATAGTCTTGTTTGATACCCTGATCCAGGGGTATACATCATCAGAGCTGAAGGCAATCCTGGCTCATGAGGTGGGCCATTGGCGTCAGCGCCATCTCCATGAATCCCTGCTCCTTGGTATCTTGAATCTGGGTATGATGCTCTACCTCCTGTCACTGTGTCTGACGGTGCCCGATCTTTACAAGGCCTTCCATGTGACTGTTCCTTCCGTGCATGCAGGACTGATTTTTTTTGCCTTGCTGATGACACCCGTGGAATTGTTGTTGACCCCGCTGTTAAAATGGCGTTCGCGGCAACACGAATATGCCGCCGACCGGTTTGCGGCCCGGACCTGCGGTGATGGCGAATCACTTGTTGACGCGCTGAAAAAATTGGCAAAAGATCATCTGTCGCATATGACTCCGCATCCGTTTTATGTCTTCATGAATCATTCCCATCCCCCGCTGGCAGAGCGGGTTGGCAGGATTCGCATGGCCATGGAGGAGATGATCCGCGCCGACCGACACATTTCCGGAGGGGACCGGGATGCATGA
- the rfbA gene encoding glucose-1-phosphate thymidylyltransferase RfbA, which yields MKKGIILAGGSGSRLHPATLPISKQLLPIYDKPMIYYGLSVLMLADVRHILIISTPKDLPRFRQLLGDGPSLGLQLEYAEQAHPGGLAQAFIIGREFIGDDAVSLILGDNIFFGHALQHKLQSCSSRNSGATIFAYPVKDPTRYGVVEVNDKGVALTLEEKPARPRSNLAVTGLYFYDNQVVDIANKILPSPRGELEITDVNKTYLQQGQLQVEMLGRGHAWLDAGTEQSMLEAANFVAAIEGRQGLRIGCIEEVAWRKGWISTQDLIACGRRIPSSGYGQYLLDLAQNSQSVPRSSD from the coding sequence TTGAAAAAAGGAATTATTTTGGCTGGCGGTAGCGGTTCCCGCCTGCACCCTGCCACCCTGCCCATTTCCAAACAGCTTCTGCCGATCTACGACAAGCCGATGATTTATTATGGCCTGTCGGTACTCATGCTGGCGGATGTGCGCCATATCCTGATCATTTCCACCCCCAAGGACCTGCCCCGCTTTCGGCAATTGCTGGGCGATGGCCCATCTCTCGGGTTGCAACTGGAGTATGCCGAGCAGGCCCATCCGGGAGGTCTTGCTCAGGCTTTCATCATTGGTCGGGAATTTATTGGCGACGATGCAGTCAGTCTGATCCTGGGAGACAACATTTTTTTTGGTCACGCCCTGCAACACAAGCTCCAAAGCTGCTCCAGCCGCAACTCGGGTGCAACCATCTTTGCCTATCCGGTCAAGGATCCTACCCGGTATGGCGTGGTCGAAGTGAATGACAAAGGCGTGGCCCTCACCCTGGAAGAAAAACCCGCCCGTCCCCGTTCCAATCTGGCCGTCACCGGTCTGTACTTCTATGATAATCAAGTTGTTGACATAGCCAATAAAATACTCCCATCTCCTCGCGGTGAACTGGAAATCACCGATGTCAACAAAACCTATCTGCAACAGGGTCAATTGCAGGTCGAAATGTTGGGACGCGGCCACGCCTGGCTGGATGCCGGAACCGAACAATCCATGTTGGAAGCCGCCAATTTTGTTGCTGCCATCGAGGGACGGCAGGGATTGCGCATCGGCTGTATCGAAGAGGTCGCCTGGCGCAAGGGGTGGATCTCCACCCAGGATTTGATCGCATGTGGACGCCGCATCCCCTCTTCGGGGTACGGCCAGTATCTGCTCGATCTTGCCCAAAACTCTCAATCCGTGCCACGTTCATCCGATTGA
- a CDS encoding flippase-like domain-containing protein — translation MVKKIFSLAIRVALVGVCLVFLLWELDMEQMMATFRTFDPWRMAMMELVVLATLLVPTLRLMFLTRHRIKFPLSMQAVVLCLGLNNIFPAKLGELAKVSFLRQKADIPMSHGLGIVFWERFFDLNAVLLFGVITAYLLDKSLLLVPLTMVVGIFWVFLVLNNYFPNISRLLLRLIPLPILKNFVAAILDHLQERFEWKFLWVLGWYTLLAWMAYSVMVFIFLLWIAGLNLTVAQVAAVFVMSSIGVSLPSSPGGLGVYEAAIVLSLGWFGVAKETALVVGLAMHLLQMLPVIIGSLAILFATKLDRNELLRIKPRQS, via the coding sequence ATGGTAAAAAAAATATTCTCCCTCGCCATCCGGGTCGCCTTGGTTGGTGTGTGTCTGGTCTTTCTGTTGTGGGAACTGGACATGGAGCAAATGATGGCCACGTTTCGCACATTCGATCCCTGGCGCATGGCGATGATGGAGTTGGTCGTTCTGGCAACCCTGCTGGTCCCAACCCTGCGTCTGATGTTTCTGACCAGACATCGCATCAAGTTTCCTCTCTCCATGCAGGCCGTTGTTCTCTGTCTCGGTCTGAACAATATTTTTCCGGCCAAACTGGGTGAGTTGGCCAAGGTTTCCTTCCTCCGCCAAAAAGCCGATATTCCCATGAGTCATGGCCTGGGAATCGTTTTTTGGGAACGTTTTTTTGATTTGAATGCCGTCCTGCTCTTTGGGGTTATCACCGCCTACCTCCTGGATAAATCCCTCCTGCTGGTTCCCCTGACCATGGTGGTTGGAATTTTTTGGGTCTTTCTGGTCTTGAATAATTATTTTCCAAATATTTCACGTTTATTGTTGCGTCTGATTCCCCTGCCAATCTTGAAAAATTTTGTCGCTGCCATACTGGATCACCTTCAGGAACGTTTCGAATGGAAATTTTTATGGGTATTGGGCTGGTATACCCTGCTTGCATGGATGGCATACTCTGTGATGGTCTTCATTTTCCTGCTCTGGATTGCCGGACTGAATCTGACCGTTGCCCAGGTTGCTGCGGTATTTGTCATGTCTTCCATAGGAGTATCCCTGCCCTCATCGCCCGGGGGCCTGGGCGTTTATGAAGCGGCTATCGTTCTTTCCCTGGGATGGTTTGGCGTGGCCAAGGAGACGGCCCTGGTGGTCGGTCTGGCCATGCATCTGCTTCAGATGTTGCCGGTCATCATCGGCAGTCTGGCTATTTTGTTTGCCACCAAACTGGATCGGAATGAACTTTTGCGGATTAAACCCAGACAATCGTGA
- a CDS encoding 3'-5' exonuclease domain-containing protein 2, whose product MSATGIPEQYARKLTREEINRLPIKRWNGPVRLVHSAEEIDAALVTLGQERVLGFDTETRPAFRKGVSHQPSLIQLAGANEVILFQLHRIEDFIPLARILNHEGILKVGVGLDQDIRQLQALFAFEPRGFMDLGVVAERAGMESRGLRSMAATLFGFRISKRAQCSNWETPDLQPYQVEYAATDAWISREIFLVMERLGIVDSPSRE is encoded by the coding sequence ATGAGTGCCACCGGCATACCCGAGCAGTATGCCCGCAAATTGACCAGAGAGGAGATCAACCGCCTGCCCATCAAACGATGGAACGGGCCGGTGCGTCTTGTCCATTCGGCTGAAGAGATCGATGCGGCGCTTGTCACCCTGGGTCAGGAGCGGGTGTTGGGGTTCGATACCGAAACCCGACCGGCTTTTCGCAAGGGAGTTTCCCACCAGCCCTCGTTGATTCAGCTCGCCGGTGCCAACGAAGTCATCCTCTTCCAGTTGCATCGCATCGAGGATTTCATTCCGCTTGCGCGTATTCTGAACCACGAAGGCATTCTCAAGGTGGGCGTGGGACTGGATCAGGATATTCGCCAGTTGCAGGCACTCTTTGCCTTCGAGCCGCGGGGTTTCATGGATCTGGGGGTCGTGGCCGAACGGGCCGGCATGGAAAGCCGTGGCTTGCGCAGCATGGCCGCCACCCTGTTTGGTTTCCGAATCTCCAAACGGGCACAATGCTCCAATTGGGAAACCCCAGACCTGCAACCCTACCAGGTCGAATACGCCGCCACCGATGCCTGGATCAGCCGGGAAATTTTTCTGGTGATGGAGCGACTGGGGATTGTAGATTCTCCATCTCGTGAATAA
- a CDS encoding EAL domain-containing protein produces MHDTLKIKSGFFNTRLLEVILSDTQDGVLVVDSLGNIRRVNQALCRLLGYGPADLEGRNILRFLRQWGEDADFFDDMLEEIWFSGFWQGDLRPHDKDGTILRARLRVNALLPAKGQDRVRFYVGQLTRLVDFLPVKSQEQTNNSGLDPLTGLANRLLFEDRLQQSLTQAKRRNRSVGTMFLDLDRFKLINDSLGPAFGDRLLVEVSKRLIHCLRTSDSVARIGADEFALLLTEIDDGSGAVRNAGVVARKVYEGLSLPLRLDGQEVEISAAMGITLFPQDGVEAQEVVKNTFTALAHAKKKGRNSYQFFSAEMTETARRRFDLENRLRHAVERGEMRLYYQPQVDLKTGKVIGAEALVRWFKDGNLIPPGDFIPVAEESGLIVPIGEWVLQTACKQIAAWREMGLPLIRVGVNLSAVQFRKQDLAAIVENLLTQYQIDPSQLDLEITESAIMEDVQRAVKILNRISQLGVKLSIDDFGTGYSSLSQLRQFPFKTLKIDRSFVRDISNNPGDAAIVSAIIAMAHSLDQTVVVEGLETEDQLAILRDLRCNEMQGFLFSAAVPADDLTAMLKEGRQLQTA; encoded by the coding sequence ATGCATGACACCTTGAAAATCAAATCGGGTTTTTTCAATACCCGCCTGCTGGAAGTGATCCTCAGCGACACGCAGGATGGGGTCCTGGTGGTGGATTCGTTGGGCAACATTCGTCGGGTGAATCAGGCACTTTGTCGTTTGTTGGGATACGGTCCCGCCGATCTGGAAGGTCGCAATATTCTGCGTTTTTTGCGCCAATGGGGCGAGGATGCCGACTTTTTTGACGACATGCTCGAAGAGATCTGGTTCAGCGGCTTCTGGCAGGGGGATCTCAGGCCGCATGACAAGGATGGCACCATCCTGCGGGCACGTTTGCGGGTCAATGCGTTGTTGCCGGCCAAAGGCCAGGACAGGGTGCGGTTCTATGTCGGGCAACTGACCCGCCTGGTCGATTTCCTGCCAGTCAAAAGCCAGGAACAAACCAACAATTCGGGTCTGGATCCTCTGACCGGGTTGGCCAATCGGCTGCTTTTCGAAGACCGGTTGCAGCAGTCCCTGACCCAGGCCAAGCGCCGGAATCGCAGTGTGGGGACCATGTTCCTGGACCTGGACCGCTTCAAGTTGATCAACGACTCTCTTGGTCCGGCTTTCGGGGACCGTCTGCTCGTCGAAGTTTCAAAAAGATTGATCCATTGCCTGCGAACCAGCGACAGCGTGGCACGAATCGGTGCCGATGAGTTTGCCTTGCTGCTCACTGAAATTGACGATGGCTCCGGCGCGGTGCGCAATGCCGGGGTCGTGGCACGCAAGGTTTATGAAGGACTCTCCCTGCCGTTACGTCTGGATGGCCAGGAAGTCGAAATTTCTGCCGCCATGGGCATCACACTTTTTCCCCAGGATGGGGTTGAAGCCCAGGAAGTCGTGAAAAACACCTTCACGGCCCTGGCCCATGCCAAGAAAAAAGGCCGCAACAGCTATCAGTTTTTCTCCGCCGAAATGACGGAAACCGCCCGACGCCGGTTCGATCTGGAAAATCGTTTGCGCCATGCCGTGGAACGGGGGGAGATGCGTCTTTACTATCAGCCCCAGGTGGATCTCAAGACCGGCAAGGTGATCGGTGCCGAAGCCCTGGTGCGCTGGTTCAAGGATGGCAATCTGATTCCCCCGGGTGATTTTATTCCGGTGGCCGAAGAGTCCGGGTTGATTGTGCCCATCGGTGAGTGGGTCCTGCAAACCGCCTGTAAACAAATCGCTGCCTGGCGGGAAATGGGTCTGCCTCTGATCCGGGTGGGTGTCAACCTTTCGGCTGTCCAATTCAGAAAGCAGGACCTGGCCGCCATCGTGGAAAACCTGCTGACGCAATATCAAATCGATCCTTCGCAGCTCGATCTGGAAATCACCGAAAGCGCCATCATGGAGGATGTGCAGCGGGCGGTAAAAATTTTGAACAGAATCAGTCAATTGGGAGTGAAACTCTCCATTGATGATTTTGGCACCGGATATTCGTCTCTGAGCCAGTTGCGGCAGTTTCCCTTCAAAACCCTGAAAATAGACCGATCCTTTGTCCGTGACATCAGCAACAATCCGGGTGATGCCGCCATCGTCAGTGCCATCATTGCCATGGCCCACAGCCTGGACCAGACAGTGGTCGTGGAAGGCCTGGAAACGGAAGACCAATTGGCCATCCTGCGGGATTTGCGCTGCAATGAAATGCAAGGATTCTTGTTCAGTGCCGCTGTTCCTGCCGATGATCTGACCGCCATGCTGAAAGAAGGACGCCAACTCCAAACCGCATGA